GGCTCGGGGATCGTTCGTCCAAAAGACCGCAAGCAACCGGCACTCCCGCTCTTTCTTCTTCATGCAAATATCCTCTGGGGGTCGCCGGCAGGTCGCGCCACTGGTTCGAGAGACCAGCCGGCGACGGGGCGAAGCGCCCCCGGCCATCGCGGGACGCAGGTCCCCCTTACTCGCCGGTATCGACGCCCGCCTCTTCGTAATAGCGCGCTGCGCCGGGATGCAGCTCGCCGATACCGGCCACCTGTTCGGGGCTGACACCCGCCCACCAGGCGGCGGTTTCCGCCAGTTTCTCGCGGGTTTCCCAGAAATGTTTGGTCAGATCATAGGCGGTCTGTTCATCCATCGCCGTGGTGGTGAAGGCCACGACCGGCAGGCCGGTGGTGACGATCGGCTCAGCCTGTCCGGGATAGGTTTCCGCGGGGATCTCGACACGGGCCTGGCCGGTTTCCTCGACCTGGGCCTCGCTCAGCGACAGGATGCGGACGCCGGTGCTGGCCGCCGCCTCGATGATATTCGGCGCGGGCCAGCTGCTGGCCGAGACGAAGGCGTCGATCTGGCCGTTCTTGAGCGCATCCCCGGCATTGGACAATTCGGCATCGGCGACGGTCACGTTGTTCTTCAACCCGAACAATTCGAGATATCTTTCCCCCTCGGTGGCGCTGAACGTGCCCTTGCCAAGCAGGATGCGGGTTCCTTCCAGCACCGACATGTCGGTCGGGCCCTCACTGCCGGTGACGACGAAATGCATGGTCAGCGAGGGGATCGGGAACAGCGCCCGGATGTCCGAGAATTTCGGATCGGCCTTGCCCTCGAACGGTCCGGCACCCTCCTTGGCCGAGGCGATCAGCGAAGGCGGCGAGGTGAAGATATAGTCGCCGCCCCGCGCACGCACCTCCATCACGTTCTGGACCGAGCCCTGGCTTTCCTCGACCGTCATGATCAGGGCTTCCTGCGAGGCGCTCTTGACGGCTTCGGCCAATTCGACCCCCATCTGGTAATAGGATGTGCCGGTCTTGGCGGATTTGAAAGTAAGCTGGGTCTGCGCCATTGCGGGCAGGGCCAGTCCTGCGCAGGACATGAGTGCCATGGCGGCGGCGATCAGGTTGCGGCGTTTCATCTGGGTCCTCCTCGGGTTTTGCGCCACAGTTTACGCGGACGCGCAATTATGCAACCCGAGTTTGCCGCCATCGGCAAGCATCCGATGGGTTTGACGATGACCGGATTTGACGGCGGCGCATTCGGATGGCTTATGGCATCAGCGAAAAGCCGGAGGAGCAGAGATGACGCGTGATACGACGATGGGGGCCCTGCTCGACCGCCTTGCCGATATGGCGGGAGGCGATCGGCGCGTGCTCGTGGCGCTGGCGGGCGCGCCGGGTGCGGGCAAGAGCCATGTGGCCGAGGCGCTGGTCGGTGAGCTGGAGGCACGGATGCCCGGACGGGCGGCGGTGCTGGCGATGGACGGCTATCATTTCGACGACATGCTGCTGGAGGCGCGCGGCCAGCGCGACCGCAAGGGCGCACCGCATACCTATGATGTCGATGGTTTCAGGGTCATGCTGGAACGGCTGGCGCTCGACGATGGCCGCCCGGTGGTGGTGCCGGTCTTCGACCGCTCCATTGAGATCGCCCGGGCGGGGGCGCAGGAAATCCCCCCGGGGGTACGGCTGATCATCGTCGAGGGGAATTACCTTCTGCTCGACCGGCCGGGCTGGTCGGATCTTGCCGGATGCTTTGACCTGTCGGTCTTCATCGACGTGGCCGAGGCGACATTGCGGGACCGCCTTGCCGCGCGTTGGGCGGGGATGGATGCGGATCTTGCCCGGCGCAAGATGGAGGGCAACGATCTGCCGAACATGCGTCTGGTGCTGGAACATGGCCGTTCGGCGGATCTGCGCCTTCCCAACGGCTGAGATGCGTCCCGCGATGGCCGGGGGCTGCCTGCCCCGTCGCCGGCAGGTCTCTCGAACCAGTGGCGCGACCTCCCGTCGACCCCCCGGGATATTTGCATGAAGAAGAACAGGGGGCGAGCAGGGAAAGCCGCGAATTTGTCGAGACGATGGAATGTCTTGACGGAGAATGTGGCAAAAATGGCAGGGCTCTGCCAATTCGCCGCGAAAGCGTTTACATTCGACTTTGGTTGTAGCAGATTTTTGCTTGAACTGGACTCGACCTGGTCGAGTGGCTCATCCGGGCGCCTATCCCCCGGGCAATTCCGAGCGGGTTCCTGTTGCCATGGGTTCTAGGGTCATGTGGTCGACAGCATTGGTGGCATCGCATGTGAATCTGTGCTCGCATCGAATGTGAACGCTTTGACATGAAAAAACGCGACTCCCTGTTTCGCCGGATCATACGCGAGAAATTCGAGGATCTGTTGTCGGACACGATCCGCAAGGGCTCCCTGGTGGTGGAGATGCCATCGGGGGATAGCTGTGCGGGTGGTGACGGTTCGGGGCGGCAGGTCCGGATCCGGATCACGAGCTGGAAAGCGCTCACGCGGATCGTGCTTTATCCGGATCTGGCGGTCGGCGAGGCCTATATGGATGGCGATCTGGTCATGCTCGATGGCGAGATGTATGACCTGCTCGACCTGATCTTCACCAATATGACCGTCGACGAACCGTCCGGGCTGTCAAGCCTCACCCGCCGCCTGGTGCGGCTGTTTGTCAGGCTCCTCGATTACAACTCCCCCACGCGCTCACGCCGCAATGTCGCCCATCACTACGATCTCGACCGGCGGCTCTATGACCTGTTCCTCGATAGCGACCGGCAATATTCCTGCGGCTATTTCGAAACCCCGGGCGACGGGCTGGAAGAGGCGCAACTGGCCAAGAAACGGCATCTGGCCGCCAAGATGAACCTGGAACCCGGTCAGCGGGTGCTGGATATCGGCTCGGGCTGGGGCGGGCTGGCGCTGTATCTTGCGCGGATGTACGATGCGAGCGTGCTGGGCGTCACCCTGTCCGACGAGCAGCTGGCGATCTCGAACGAGCGCGCCCGCGCGGAAAAGCGCGAGGGGCAGGTGGATTTCAAGCTGCGCGACTATCGCTCGCTGACCGGACGGTTCGACCGGATCGTCTCGGTGGGCATGTTCGAGCATGTCGGCAAGCGCAGCTATGGCGAGTTCTTCGCTAAGGTCCGGGACCTGCTGGAGGATGACGGCGTGGGGGTCCTGCACTATATCGGCCGGACCACCGCGCCCTATGTCACCAATGGCTGGGTCCGGAAATACATCTTCCCCGGCGGCTACCTGCCGTCGCTGTCCGAGGTGATGCCCGAGATCGAGCGCAACGGGTTGACGGTCACCGATGTCGAGGTGCTGCGGCTGCATTACGCCGACACGCTGCGGCATTGGCGCAAGCGCTTCATGGCCAATCGCATGCGGGCGGTCGAGCTTTACGACAAGCGTTTCGCGCGGATGTGGGAGTTCTACCTGGCCGGCGCGGAGACGGGTTTCCGCTACCAGGGGCTGGTTATCCATCAGATCCAGTTCGCGAAATCTGTCTCGGCGCTGCCGGTGACCCGCGATTACATGACCGAGAACGAGGAGGGTCTGCGCCAACGGGACCGGGTTTCGGAGCGCTCGCAGACGGCGGCGGGATGAGGGAACCTGCCCATCGCGGCGATCTCTCGCAAATGTGAGCGGTGAGATGGCACATATTGCGGTTTCGGTGCGTTGCCGGGCCGGATTTTCGATACTAGATTGATCTCATGGCATTCGGACGCAGAAATTTCCTTGCCGGCGCGCTTTTATCCGGCATCGCGGCCTGCGGGCCCAGCAAATTCAAATCCTATACCGGTCCAAGGGTCACCCGCGTCGTGGTGAACAAGGGCGCGCGGCAGATGTATCTGTTCAGCGGCAAGAGGGCGCTGAAGGTCTATCCCATCGGGTTGGGCACCTATCCGGTCGGAGACAAGGAATACGAGGGCGATGGCAAGACGCCTGAAGGTCTCTATTACATCGACCGCCGCAATCCCGAGAGCCGCTATCACCTGTCGATCGGCATTTCCTATCCCGATGAGCAGGACATCGCGCGGGCGGCCGAACAGGGCCTCCAGGTCGGCAGCGATATCTTCATCCACGGCCAGGGGCCGGAGGGGCGGGTTCTGGCGCAGCGCGAGCGCGACTGGACCGTCGGCTGCATCGCGGTGACCGATGAACAGGCCGAGGAGATCTATGCCATGGTCGAGGACGGCACCCCGATCTACATCACCCCCTGAAACATTCCCGGCGAGGCGCGGAAGCGCCGGGATTTGTCATGAATATTGCGTGAAGGACGCTTTCCGGGCGGAACCCGTTCCGGTTCGGGCCGTTTATGCTGCAAGCAAGTTCCGAACCGTGACATGAGGGCGTCAGATGAAACGCATCGCTCGCAATACAACCGCCATTGTAACCTGTCTCTCGATGCTGATGCCCCATCTGGTATGGGCGGAGGCTTCGGATGAAAAGGATTTCTCCCAAAGGCTCTCCCAGGAGTTGGAGCGAAAGCAGGAGCAGTCGGAGAAAGAGCTCAAGCGCAAGGCCGAGGAGAAGAAGAAGGCTGCGGAAGCGAAGCGTGAAGAGCGCAAGGAGCGGCAAGAGGCCAAGCGTGAGAAACGCAAGGAGGCGCAAGCCCGGAAGGCTCGCGAAGAGGACAAGAAGGCCGCGGAAGCGAAGCGTGAAGAACGC
This Paracoccus saliphilus DNA region includes the following protein-coding sequences:
- a CDS encoding zeta toxin family protein encodes the protein MTRDTTMGALLDRLADMAGGDRRVLVALAGAPGAGKSHVAEALVGELEARMPGRAAVLAMDGYHFDDMLLEARGQRDRKGAPHTYDVDGFRVMLERLALDDGRPVVVPVFDRSIEIARAGAQEIPPGVRLIIVEGNYLLLDRPGWSDLAGCFDLSVFIDVAEATLRDRLAARWAGMDADLARRKMEGNDLPNMRLVLEHGRSADLRLPNG
- a CDS encoding L,D-transpeptidase family protein — translated: MAFGRRNFLAGALLSGIAACGPSKFKSYTGPRVTRVVVNKGARQMYLFSGKRALKVYPIGLGTYPVGDKEYEGDGKTPEGLYYIDRRNPESRYHLSIGISYPDEQDIARAAEQGLQVGSDIFIHGQGPEGRVLAQRERDWTVGCIAVTDEQAEEIYAMVEDGTPIYITP
- a CDS encoding TAXI family TRAP transporter solute-binding subunit, which encodes MKRRNLIAAAMALMSCAGLALPAMAQTQLTFKSAKTGTSYYQMGVELAEAVKSASQEALIMTVEESQGSVQNVMEVRARGGDYIFTSPPSLIASAKEGAGPFEGKADPKFSDIRALFPIPSLTMHFVVTGSEGPTDMSVLEGTRILLGKGTFSATEGERYLELFGLKNNVTVADAELSNAGDALKNGQIDAFVSASSWPAPNIIEAAASTGVRILSLSEAQVEETGQARVEIPAETYPGQAEPIVTTGLPVVAFTTTAMDEQTAYDLTKHFWETREKLAETAAWWAGVSPEQVAGIGELHPGAARYYEEAGVDTGE
- a CDS encoding SAM-dependent methyltransferase, with protein sequence MKKRDSLFRRIIREKFEDLLSDTIRKGSLVVEMPSGDSCAGGDGSGRQVRIRITSWKALTRIVLYPDLAVGEAYMDGDLVMLDGEMYDLLDLIFTNMTVDEPSGLSSLTRRLVRLFVRLLDYNSPTRSRRNVAHHYDLDRRLYDLFLDSDRQYSCGYFETPGDGLEEAQLAKKRHLAAKMNLEPGQRVLDIGSGWGGLALYLARMYDASVLGVTLSDEQLAISNERARAEKREGQVDFKLRDYRSLTGRFDRIVSVGMFEHVGKRSYGEFFAKVRDLLEDDGVGVLHYIGRTTAPYVTNGWVRKYIFPGGYLPSLSEVMPEIERNGLTVTDVEVLRLHYADTLRHWRKRFMANRMRAVELYDKRFARMWEFYLAGAETGFRYQGLVIHQIQFAKSVSALPVTRDYMTENEEGLRQRDRVSERSQTAAG